A single window of Rhodamnia argentea isolate NSW1041297 chromosome 5, ASM2092103v1, whole genome shotgun sequence DNA harbors:
- the LOC115746662 gene encoding protein COFACTOR ASSEMBLY OF COMPLEX C SUBUNIT B CCB3, chloroplastic: MAVCFSPGIHLQIGGCRRPLVTQPLKLHSTRSFKWHNGRKSGFQLQSMRCSACWEIAVPSSAELVSSSSATFGDLFDSHDIMRNFKVDVPKVSQFSTDTIHGLVIADLDPATAKLAIGILGPFLPAFAFLFILRIVMSWYPKLPVGKFPYVIAYAPTEPLLIPTRKLIPPLGGVDVTPVVWFGLVSFLNEILVGPQGLLVLLSQQVG, translated from the exons ATGGCGGTTTGCTTCTCTCCCGGTATACACCTTCAAATCGGAG GGTGTCGTCGTCCTCTGGTGACCCAACCATTGAAGCTCCACTCCACA AGAAGCTTCAAGTGGCACAATGGAAGAAAATCAGGTTTTCAACTTCAGTCAATGAGATGTAGTGCATGTTGGGAGATTGCAGTGCCTTCTAGCGCTGAATTGGTATCATCAAGTTCGGCCACATTCGGGGACCTGTTTGATTCTCATGATATCATGAGAAATTTCAAGGTTGATGTTCCGAAAGTTTCTCAGTTTTCCACAGATACCATACATGGATTAGTTATCGCAGATCTGGACCCTGCAACAGCGAAGCTAGCAATTGGGATCCTGGGCCCATTTCTCCCggcttttgctttccttttcatCTTGAGGATAGTAATGTCATGGTACCCGAAACTTCCTGTCGGGAAGTTCCCTTATGTAATTGCTTATGCTCCCACGGAACCACTTCTCATACCGACAAGGAAGCTGATCCCTCCCCTCGGCGGAGTTGATGTGACTCCAGTTGTTTGGTTCGGACTGGTCAGCTTTCTGAACGAAATACTAGTGGGTCCACAAGGACTTCTTGTCCTTCTGTCTCAGCAAGTTGGCTGA
- the LOC115746602 gene encoding KH domain-containing protein HEN4-like, with the protein MVSSFLTLPAKRRPTYQASASMSDPSHSLLAAANGPSKRSRAPPPPLSVPPGHAAFRLLCHASRIGGVIGKSGATIKHLQQLTGAKIRVEDAPQESPDRVITVIASSAVSTTISVSLNGGGGGGGSRDESPGASDGDGDVEDEVEVSKAQEALVRVFERILEVAAESNGVEVGVGVVSCRVLAGKSQAGSVIGKGGKTVEKIRNDSGCKIRVLTEQLPACAAAGEEMIEIEGEVHGVKKALVAVSGRLQECPPADKIPDRSRITGGRTLDSLSLQTLPDFHVDLPQRNPVLPAMPSGAVSYGAGVHPLAVEVNRAPTIEAKALQQEVSYRILCSNDRVGGVIGRGGSIVKALENESGASISVGPTVAECDERLITITAFENPESRYSPAQKAVVLVFTRSIEAGSEKVLDSGSSKGSPVTARLAVPSNLVGCLLGKGGSIVSETRRVTGANIWIMVGDQVPKCASEDDEVVQISGEFPNVQNALYNITGRLRDNILPSSSNNLGSRMASSVLAETSPYGRLKDPVALGLDTSPGISPGLSRYATLTPSTDQPGLRHHLDHPSPPRLWTSQGVAGVPQRSISDVGRGLTSLRSGTELGSGSKSAVVTNTTVEIIVPENVIHCVYGENGNNLTRLRQISGAKVIVHEPRPGKSERTIVISGTPDETQAAQSLLHAFILTGS; encoded by the exons ATGGTAAGTAGCTTCCTCACTCTCCCTGCGAAGCGTCGCCCTACGTACCAAGCCTCAGCATCGATGTCCGACCCCAGCCATAGCCTCCTCGCCGCCGCCAACGGCCCCTCCAAGCGCTCCAGGGCCCCTCCTCCGCCCCTCTCCGTCCCTCCCGGCCACGCCGCGTTCCGCCTCCTCTGCCACGCGTCCCGCATCGGCGGGGTCATCGGCAAGTCCGGCGCCACCATCAAGCATCTCCAGCAGTTGACCGGCGCGAAGATTCGGGTCGAGGACGCGCCCCAGGAATCGCCCGACCGGGTCATCACGGTGATTGCCTCGAGCGCGGTTTCGACCACAATCTCGGTCTCGCtcaacggcggcggcggcggaggcggcagTCGTGATGAGAGCCCGGGGGCGAGTGATGGTGATGGCGATGTTGAGGACGAGGTGGAGGTGTCCAAAGCGCAGGAGGCGCTGGTTAGGGTTTTTGAGAGGATCTTGGAAGTCGCAGCGGAGAGCAACGGAGTTGAAGTGGGAGTCGGGGTGGTTTCTTGCAGGGTTTTGGCGGGGAAGAGCCAGGCCGGGTCTGTGATTGGTAAAGGAGGGAAGACTGTGGAGAAGATAAGGAACGACAGTGGTTGCAAGATTAGGGTTTTGACTGAGCAGCTGCCTGCGTGTGCTGCTGCTGGCGAAGAAATGATAGAG ATCGAAGGGGAGGTTCATGGAGTAAAGAAGGCACTTGTTGCGGTATCTGGCCGCCTTCAAGAATGTCCACCAGCTGATAAGATACCTGACAG GTCTCGGATAACTGGTGGCAGAACTCTTGATTCTTTGTCCCTCCAGACTTTGCCTGACTTTCATGTAGATCTTCCTCAGCGGAACCCAGTGTTGCCCGCAATGCCAAGTGGAGCAGTTAGTTATGGTGCAGGAGTTCATCCTTTGGCTGTTGAAGTAAACAGGGCCCCTACTATTGAAGCGAAAGCACTTCAGCAAGAAGTTAGCTACAGGATTCTTTGTTCCAATGACAGGGTTGGGGGTGTCATTGGAAGGGGGGGCTCCATTGTTAAGGCTCTTGAGAATGAATCAGGTGCTTCAATAAGTGTTGGACCTACTGTAGCTGAATGTGATGAGCGACTAATAACTATTACGGCTTTTGAG AACCCCGAATCACGCTACTCACCTGCACAAAAGGCTGTTGTTCTTGTTTTCACGAGGTCAATTGAAGCTGGCTCTGAAAAGGTTCTGGATTCTGGGTCAAGTAAGGGTTCTCCCGTTACTGCTCGTCTTGCAGTCCCGTCGAACCTTGTTGGTTGCTTGTTGGGAAAAGGAGGCTCTATAGTTTCAGAAACTCGGAGGGTAACAGGGGCTAATATTTGGATAATGGTGGGTGACCAGGTCCCTAAGTGTGCATCAGAGGATGATGAAGTGGTACAG ATTTCGGGGGAGTTTCCTAATGTTCAGAATGCGTTATACAATATAACTGGTAGACTGCGAGATAACATTCTTCCCAGCTCATCGAACAATTTGGGAAGCAGAATGGCTTCCTCTGTTTTGGCAGAGACTAGTCCTTATGGAAGACTAAAGGATCCTGTTGCTCTGGGTTTGGACACATCACCAGGTATTTCTCCAGGTCTAAGCAGATACGCTACTTTGACACCTAGTACAGATCAACCTGGATTAAGGCATCATCTTGATCATCCTTCCCCACCAAGGTTGTGGACATCACAG GGGGTTGCTGGAGTTCCACAAAGGAGCATCTCAGATGTTGGCAGAGGTTTGACATCACTAAGAAGTGGTACAGAACTTGGCAG TGGGAGTAAATCTGCTGTTGTGACAAACACTACGGTTGAGATCATTGTACCTGAAAATGTCATCCACTGTGTCTATGGGGAGAATGGTAACAATTTGACTAGACTGAGACAG ATTTCTGGTGCAAAGGTTATAGTGCACGAACCTCGTCCAGGGAAAAGTGAGAGGACCATTGTCATCTCTGGCACGCCGGATGAGACTCAAGCTGCGCAAAGCCTTCTTCATGCATTTATTCTCACTGGTTCATGA